The proteins below come from a single Leptospira ellinghausenii genomic window:
- a CDS encoding sodium:solute symporter family protein encodes MNSFHILDYLFFLFPFFIIFFILYRFRAKNNSTKEYFQAEGSLNWFVAGTAMVATTFAADTPLAVTEIIRTQGISGNWIWWYMAVGGFVTVFFFSKLWKRSGASTDLELIQIRYSGKEAEFLRGFKAFVIGLLLNLVILGWVNLAMLKIIPVFFPSINSSLVLVFLLLFGVIYTAIAGLRGISYIDVFQFFLAWIGCILFAYFALQLPTIGGLENLKSLLPKDKILFFPNGDHGSLPWDHFLILLTVLWWSSWYPGSEPGGGGYIAQRILATKNESAALKGSLWFVIAHYFVRPWPWILVALVSIVLYPNLSEIESGKGFLMVLQEGMPNGMKGLMLSAFLAAYLSTLATHLNWGASYLVNDLWKPFTNGKKSDSYFVKVSYLIQLLTAIFSFFLAVYGMDTIKGAWVFLLEASSGIGFVLIVRWYFWRVSAWTEILALILSPIFYIVYSHILHFPFPYSILYTSISSAIILLLSTYVLPHTKKEILYSFYETTKPPYFFWRGFFSENPEYKQNFYPNHMIVSLIGTLFGLSFVFGGLYTIQCFFWNEGEIKFGILFFLLGLLGLIFSVQKIQSKSKP; translated from the coding sequence ATGAATTCATTTCATATCTTAGATTATCTATTTTTTCTTTTTCCTTTTTTCATTATTTTTTTCATTCTATATCGTTTCCGAGCGAAAAACAATTCTACGAAAGAATATTTCCAAGCCGAAGGAAGTTTAAACTGGTTTGTTGCGGGAACTGCCATGGTAGCAACAACATTTGCTGCTGATACACCACTTGCTGTAACAGAGATTATTCGAACACAAGGTATCTCTGGAAATTGGATTTGGTGGTACATGGCTGTTGGTGGTTTTGTTACTGTATTTTTCTTTTCCAAACTTTGGAAACGGTCTGGTGCAAGCACCGACTTAGAACTCATTCAAATTCGTTATAGTGGTAAGGAAGCAGAATTTTTAAGAGGATTTAAAGCATTTGTCATTGGGTTACTTTTAAATTTAGTGATCCTTGGTTGGGTAAACCTAGCCATGTTAAAAATCATTCCTGTTTTTTTTCCAAGTATCAATTCGTCACTTGTATTAGTATTTTTATTGTTATTCGGTGTGATTTATACTGCTATCGCTGGATTACGTGGAATTTCTTATATTGATGTATTTCAATTTTTTTTAGCGTGGATTGGTTGTATCCTTTTTGCCTATTTTGCACTCCAACTTCCTACAATAGGTGGTTTGGAAAATTTAAAATCACTATTACCCAAGGACAAAATCCTATTTTTCCCCAATGGGGATCATGGATCCCTTCCTTGGGATCATTTTCTAATCCTTCTAACAGTTCTTTGGTGGTCAAGTTGGTATCCAGGATCAGAACCGGGAGGCGGGGGGTACATCGCGCAAAGAATCCTTGCTACCAAAAATGAATCAGCAGCCCTAAAGGGTAGTTTATGGTTTGTGATTGCTCATTATTTTGTAAGACCGTGGCCTTGGATTTTAGTAGCACTTGTATCCATCGTTTTATACCCAAATTTATCAGAGATAGAAAGTGGAAAAGGATTTCTCATGGTATTACAAGAAGGAATGCCAAATGGAATGAAAGGGTTAATGCTCAGTGCCTTTTTGGCTGCCTATTTATCCACTTTAGCAACTCATTTGAATTGGGGTGCATCTTATCTGGTCAATGATTTATGGAAACCATTCACGAATGGAAAAAAATCAGATTCTTATTTTGTTAAAGTTTCCTATCTCATTCAACTCCTTACAGCAATCTTTTCATTTTTCCTAGCAGTGTATGGAATGGATACCATCAAAGGTGCTTGGGTATTTTTACTAGAAGCTTCTTCAGGTATTGGATTTGTATTAATTGTTAGATGGTATTTTTGGAGGGTTTCAGCTTGGACTGAAATTTTAGCACTTATACTTTCCCCCATTTTCTATATTGTGTATTCCCATATACTACATTTTCCTTTTCCTTATTCCATTCTATACACTTCCATAAGTTCTGCGATCATCTTACTTCTTTCCACTTATGTATTACCCCATACAAAAAAGGAAATCTTATATTCTTTTTATGAAACGACAAAACCTCCTTACTTTTTTTGGAGGGGTTTTTTCAGTGAAAATCCAGAATACAAACAAAACTTTTATCCAAACCATATGATTGTATCTTTGATTGGAACATTATTCGGATTGAGTTTTGTATTCGGCGGACTTTATACGATTCAGTGCTTTTTTTGGAACGAAGGAGAAATCAAATTTGGAATCTTATTTTTTCTACTTGGTCTTCTTGGACTCATTTTCTCCGTTCAAAAAATACAGTCTAAATCCAAACCTTAA